A part of Colletotrichum higginsianum IMI 349063 chromosome 11, whole genome shotgun sequence genomic DNA contains:
- a CDS encoding Kinesin light, giving the protein MTDGPWDRSTRQNLHFIVPFGRNENFVGRDAILTQLLERVHPAAYKDTCQRTAIVGLGGIGKKQVAIEAAYLVRDAHPSCSVFWVLAVDMSMFERAYRDIGQKLEIQGIEDDQADVKSLVKTALEPDDIKSWLLIVDNADDMDLLFTSSKLMTYLPSSRRALFCLQPEPT; this is encoded by the coding sequence ATGACAGATGGACCCTGGGATCGTAGTACTCGTCAAAACCTACATTTTATTGTCCCATTTGGACGGAATGAAAATTTTGTCGGCAGGGATGCCATCTTAACACAGCTTCTCGAAAGAGTTCACCCAGCCGCCTATAAAGACACCTGCCAGAGGACTGCGATCGTGGGTCTTGGAGGAATTGGCAAGAAACAAGTTGCAATCGAAGCCGCTTATCTTGTCCGCGATGCACATCCTTCATGCTCGGTGTTCTGGGTACTTGCTGTGGATATGAGCATGTTCGAGAGGGCGTATCGCGACATCGGTCAGAAGCTTGAGATTCAAGGCATCGAAGACGACCAAGCAGACGTCAAAAGCTTAGTCAAGACTGCATTAGAGCCAGACGACATTAAGAGCTGGCTTCTTATTGTCGACAACGCTGACGACATGGATCTGCTGTTCACCAGTTCCAAGCTGATGACATATCTCCCTTCCAGTCGGAGGGCTCTATTCTGCTTACAACCCGAACCCACATAG
- a CDS encoding Glycosyl transferase codes for MINPSDPPQQPLVAMGSTTPNLLPIPSAYTRFIDHTTWGDVDEVFTGQSEPKKLGSYIAYAIAQWEHDGLVSRDLWRHFVRDFHRWTDDVFHAAGNVMKESLRDTLRERGVYVAKNQENIATNFFACLEHQEYHEWSLDEVEEVAKDASKFKIAIQDDDFLGDITGTNSIFTKVPQPRADRRDTMTRVRDHRQEAVDHAKHMEEMLEDTTDRLRRQRLVSTARDIPPASIKKHTYVDSRPRRSARFTVNDVDDDEYILSADEDVHDGHFDRNATRRRRDSPRPSLPAMTATRNDDEDRLQSRQFGDLARILNTDKMKYGGDMYDVFDMKVAVFFDACSKVDIKPQHYALAFSLMLRGKAADFYYRRICKPGIKDFTTMMNMVRDHFETPQMKQSYISEWHDTTFPHISEKNPDKSKAEILEILIERLEVIQTALPDSMQNDEAMKMQLLNACAGIEECNLYLYNPAPTLEGVCSQLRSSIAIAMHVVPHRQYTSEGNDQHVTDRQYRGSGRDNRFGRRGHSQGNSSSGNSRDRGPPTDKKCYVCHKHGCYSTCHTAEEQSEAYAKFKSNKYVKDSSKNTYMSFLASYEGCDYNNSSDEDIRHYCQIRRRVGPR; via the coding sequence ATGATCAACCCATCGGACCCCCCACAACAACCGCTGGTTGCGATGGGATCGACAACCCCCAACCTCCTACCCATCCCTTCAGCCTACACACGATTCATTGACCATACGACGtggggcgacgtcgacgaagtCTTCACAGGCCAGTCGGAGCCCAAGAAACTCGGCTCATACATCGCCTACGCCATCGCCCAGTGGGAACACGACGGATTGGTCAGTCGAGATCTCTGGCGCCACTTCGTCCGAGATTTTCACAGATGGACCGACGATGTGTTTCATGCTGCAGGGAATGTCATGAAGGAGAGCTTGAGAGATACCCTCCGCGAGCGAGGTGTGTACGTGGCCAAGAACCAAGAAAACATTGCCACCAACTTCTTCGCATGCCTCGAACACCAAGAATACCACGAATGGTCACTCGATGAGGTAGAGGAAGTCGCTAAAGACGCCTCAAAGTTCAAGATCGCCATCCAGGATGACGACTTCCTGGGCGACATCACAGGAACGAATAGTATCTTCACGAAGGTGCCGCAGCCACGGGCTGATCGCCGAGATACCATGACCCGAGTCCGGGACCACCGACAGGAGGCTGTCGACCACGCCAAGCACATGGAGGAGATGCTTGAGGACACAACTGACCGACTGCGACGTCAGAGACTGGTGTCAACAGCGCGCGATATACCCCCAGCCTCGATCAAGAAACACACCTATGTGGATagtcgacctcgacggtcGGCGAGGTTCACTGTGAACgatgtcgatgatgatgagtACATCCTCAGCGCCGACGAAGATGTCCACGACGGTCACTTCGATCGGAACGCCACTCGGCGCCGAAGAGACTCCCCACGCCCGTCGCTGCCAGCAATGACTGCCACCCGcaacgacgatgaagatCGACTGCAGTCAAGGCAATTCGGAGATCTCGCCCGTATCCTCAACACCGACAAGATGAAGTACGGAGGAGACATGTATGACGTCTTCGATATGAAGGTCGCAGTGTTCTTCGACGCCTGCTCAAAGGTCGACATCAAGCCGCAGCATTACGCCCTTGCCTTTTCGTTGATGCTTCGCGGCAAGGCTGCCGACTTCTACTATCGACGCATCTGCAAGCCTGGTATCAAGGATTTCACAACCATGATGAACATGGTCCGGGACCACTTCGAGACCCCTCAGATGAAGCAGTCCTACATCTCCGAATGGCACGATACCACCTTCCCGCACATAAGCGAGAAGAACCCAGACAAGTCGAAGGCTGAGATCCTTGAGATCCTCATCGAGCGACTTGAGGTCATTCAGACGGCACTCCCAGACAGCATGCAGAATGACGAGGCAATGAAGATGCAGCTCCTCAATGCTTGCGCCGGAATCGAGGAGTGCAATCTCTATCTTTACAATCCGGCCCCAACACTTGAGGGGGTCTGCTCACAGCTTCGGTCATCGATCGCGATCGCGATGCATGTTGTCCCTCATCGACAATACACATCCGAGGGGAACGACCAGCACGTCACCGATCGACAATACCGCGGCTCCGGCAGAGACAACCGCTTCGGGAGAAGAGGGCATTCACAAGGCAATTCGTCTTCGGGCAACAGTCGCGACCGAGGCCCTCCGACCGACAAAAAGTGCTACGTCTGCCACAAGCACGGTTGTTACTCTACGTGTCACACGGCAGAAGAACAAAGTGAGGCCTACGCGAAGTTCAAAAGCAACAAGTACGTGAAGGATTCGTCGAAAAACACCTACATGTCCTTCCTTGCCAGCTACGAAGGGTGCGATTACAACAACTCCAGCGACGAGGATATTCGTCACTACTGTCAGATTCGGCGACGAGTCGGACCTCGATGA